One genomic window of bacterium includes the following:
- a CDS encoding DUF86 domain-containing protein, protein MTRKRAIADYLRDILDAAEKADRFTEGMNLASFSADEKTVYAVIRALELVGEAAKKVPASVRKRHPDVPWQAAAGLRDKLIHDYFGVNLEVVWQTIREDLPGFKAAIVNVLAEVSNKKADG, encoded by the coding sequence TTGACTAGAAAGCGCGCCATTGCTGACTACCTGCGCGACATCCTGGACGCCGCCGAAAAGGCCGATCGATTCACCGAAGGCATGAACCTCGCCTCCTTCTCGGCAGACGAGAAGACGGTCTATGCCGTAATCCGGGCGCTTGAACTGGTGGGCGAAGCCGCCAAGAAGGTTCCCGCCTCCGTCCGGAAACGGCACCCCGATGTGCCGTGGCAGGCGGCTGCCGGACTGCGCGACAAGCTGATCCACGACTATTTCGGAGTGAACCTCGAAGTTGTGTGGCAGACGATCCGTGAGGATCTCCCGGGATTCAAGGCAGCGATCGTGAACGTCCTGGCAGAGGTCAGCAACAAGAAGGCCGATGGCTGA
- a CDS encoding nucleotidyltransferase family protein, whose product MNRSSRTRRSGVVTLPGSTAQYVRILRRHLPMLRHLYRVRSLGVFGSYVRGEQRRGSDLDVLVDFNRPLGLFKFIELEHEISRLLGVKVDLVMKDALKPTVGKRILDEVVQV is encoded by the coding sequence ATGAACCGGTCTAGTCGAACGCGCCGAAGTGGAGTCGTCACTCTGCCAGGATCGACGGCTCAGTACGTCCGCATCCTGCGGCGGCACCTACCGATGTTGAGACATCTCTACAGGGTGAGATCCTTGGGGGTGTTCGGTTCCTACGTCCGCGGCGAACAGAGGCGGGGCAGCGATCTGGACGTGCTCGTGGACTTCAACCGTCCACTTGGTCTCTTCAAGTTCATCGAACTCGAACACGAGATCAGCCGCCTGCTCGGCGTGAAGGTAGACCTGGTAATGAAGGACGCCCTGAAACCAACCGTCGGCAAGAGAATTCTTGACGAGGTCGTCCAGGTTTGA
- the nadE gene encoding NAD(+) synthase, protein MPQRSPQEVSERLIAWLRERAGEAGTLGAVVGISGGVDSAAVAALCLRAFPESTLGVIIPCHSDPRDIEDAEAFCAALGLPYTTVVLDATFDALTAALRDGGQPADHRMALANLRPRLRMTTLYYFANRLNRLVVGTGNRSEAYVGYFTKHGDGGVDLQPIGGLVKSEVRELAAHLGVPQAIVDRTPSAGLWPGQTDEGEMGLTYAVLDAYLLSGAAPAEIRTRIERMHAATEHKRRPPPIP, encoded by the coding sequence ATGCCGCAGAGATCCCCACAAGAGGTATCAGAGCGCCTGATCGCCTGGCTGCGCGAACGGGCGGGCGAAGCCGGAACGCTGGGAGCGGTGGTGGGCATCTCAGGAGGGGTGGATTCCGCGGCCGTCGCAGCGCTCTGCCTGCGCGCGTTTCCCGAATCGACGCTGGGTGTCATCATCCCCTGTCACAGCGACCCGCGTGACATAGAGGATGCCGAAGCGTTCTGCGCGGCGTTGGGCCTGCCCTACACGACGGTCGTACTCGATGCGACCTTCGATGCGCTGACAGCGGCGCTGCGGGATGGCGGGCAGCCCGCGGACCACCGCATGGCGCTGGCCAACCTGCGCCCTCGGCTGCGGATGACAACGCTCTACTACTTCGCCAACCGGCTCAACCGGTTGGTGGTCGGCACCGGCAACCGCAGCGAGGCCTACGTCGGCTACTTCACCAAGCACGGTGACGGCGGCGTGGACTTGCAGCCCATCGGCGGGCTCGTGAAGTCCGAGGTGCGCGAGCTGGCAGCCCACCTGGGGGTGCCGCAGGCGATCGTGGACCGCACCCCGAGCGCCGGCCTATGGCCCGGCCAGACCGACGAGGGTGAAATGGGGTTGACCTACGCCGTCCTCGACGCGTACCTCCTCAGCGGGGCGGCGCCGGCGGAGATACGGACGCGCATCGAGCGCATGCACGCCGCGACCGAGCACAAGCGGCGCCCGCCGCCGATCCCCTGA
- a CDS encoding type II toxin-antitoxin system HicB family antitoxin: protein MTQIFTAYVEFDPDTLMYVGSIPGLPGAHTQAATLDELQHNLREVLELIIEERKAKGEPLDIEHFVGIQQIAVSV from the coding sequence ATGACACAGATCTTCACGGCGTATGTGGAGTTTGACCCCGATACGCTAATGTACGTCGGATCAATTCCGGGGCTGCCGGGCGCACATACTCAGGCGGCAACACTGGACGAGCTGCAGCACAACCTTCGCGAGGTTCTTGAACTCATCATCGAGGAGAGGAAGGCGAAAGGGGAACCTCTCGACATCGAGCACTTCGTTGGGATTCAGCAGATCGCGGTGAGCGTGTGA
- a CDS encoding type II toxin-antitoxin system HicA family toxin: MTRLPIVNARKMERVLLRLGFDAVRQKGGHVFYRHPNGRTTTIPHHPGRDLARPLIREILREVDLSPEDFERLLHEI, translated from the coding sequence GTGACCAGATTGCCAATCGTCAATGCACGGAAGATGGAGCGGGTTCTACTTCGGCTGGGTTTCGATGCGGTGCGGCAGAAGGGGGGTCACGTCTTCTACCGGCATCCAAACGGTCGCACGACGACCATTCCGCACCACCCCGGTCGTGATCTGGCTCGCCCCCTCATCCGAGAGATCCTCCGCGAGGTCGACCTTTCGCCCGAGGACTTCGAGCGTCTGCTTCACGAGATCTGA
- a CDS encoding transcriptional repressor: protein MADPKRTRNSQQRQRILRAIQAAGCHLTAGEIHRSVGRGGRAIGLATVYRALEAFARAGIVESVSLGGRAIRYGLAVEHHDHLVCLECGKWQPLGRCPAPRAPRGAAPGFRVTGHRLEFFGYCVECR, encoded by the coding sequence GTGGCGGACCCGAAGCGGACGCGCAATTCCCAGCAGCGCCAGCGCATCCTGCGTGCGATCCAGGCCGCAGGATGCCACCTGACCGCAGGAGAGATCCACCGCAGCGTGGGGCGAGGTGGACGCGCGATCGGGCTCGCCACGGTCTATCGAGCGCTTGAAGCGTTCGCGCGCGCGGGCATCGTGGAGTCGGTATCCCTGGGCGGCAGAGCGATCCGCTACGGCCTGGCGGTCGAGCACCACGACCACCTGGTTTGTCTGGAGTGCGGGAAGTGGCAGCCGCTGGGGCGTTGCCCTGCCCCGCGCGCCCCGAGGGGTGCTGCGCCTGGATTTAGGGTAACCGGGCACCGGCTGGAGTTCTTCGGTTACTGCGTGGAGTGCCGGTGA
- a CDS encoding zinc ABC transporter substrate-binding protein gives MNRRIAIVLLVVAIPLLILVVARSRSARVPTARPVVVATIYPLAELAQRIGGDRVEVRTLVPAGTEAHDFEPGPQDVAAIGRARLFIYNGAGFDPWVERLLPMLPPTVGVVRATAGLPLIKASGEADAHGHRTHGHPTAVGLPDPHAWLDPLLAAQMLEVILIAFVATDPAGAEAYQQAATVARGELAGLHARFIQGLARCEQRLVVSTHTAFAYLARRYGLEQIGLAGLAPEAEPTPAALARLARTLRARGVRVVFVERLASPRAAETLAREIGARTMMLHPVEGLTPEEIAAGANYVTIMDENLRVLREGLGCR, from the coding sequence ATGAACCGGCGCATCGCCATCGTGCTCCTAGTCGTCGCGATCCCGCTGCTGATCCTCGTGGTCGCACGGTCCCGCAGCGCCCGCGTGCCCACGGCGCGTCCGGTGGTCGTGGCCACGATCTACCCCCTGGCGGAGTTGGCCCAGAGGATCGGCGGCGACCGCGTCGAGGTACGGACGCTGGTGCCCGCGGGCACCGAGGCCCACGACTTCGAGCCCGGACCACAGGATGTGGCCGCGATCGGCCGGGCGCGGTTGTTCATCTACAACGGCGCAGGGTTCGATCCGTGGGTCGAGCGGCTGCTCCCGATGCTCCCGCCCACGGTCGGCGTCGTCCGGGCCACCGCCGGCCTGCCCCTGATCAAGGCGTCGGGCGAGGCGGACGCCCACGGCCACCGTACACACGGCCACCCCACAGCGGTCGGGTTGCCCGACCCCCACGCATGGCTGGATCCCCTGCTGGCGGCGCAGATGCTGGAGGTAATTCTGATCGCATTTGTGGCCACCGACCCGGCGGGCGCGGAGGCGTACCAGCAGGCCGCCACCGTTGCCCGCGGGGAGCTCGCCGGACTGCACGCCCGCTTCATCCAGGGTCTGGCACGGTGCGAGCAGCGGCTGGTGGTGAGCACGCACACCGCGTTTGCATACCTGGCGCGGCGCTACGGCCTCGAGCAGATCGGGCTGGCCGGGCTGGCGCCCGAGGCAGAGCCGACGCCCGCCGCGCTCGCCCGTCTGGCAAGAACGCTGCGGGCGAGAGGGGTGCGCGTGGTGTTTGTCGAACGGCTGGCGTCGCCGCGGGCCGCAGAGACCCTGGCGCGCGAGATCGGGGCGCGCACCATGATGCTGCACCCGGTCGAGGGGCTGACGCCCGAGGAGATCGCCGCCGGCGCCAACTACGTCACGATCATGGACGAGAACCTGCGCGTCCTGCGCGAGGGGCTCGGGTGTCGTTGA
- a CDS encoding metal ABC transporter ATP-binding protein, with translation MRAADGTRDEAPATDRGARDEAPLMDPGARTPVVEVRGVCYAYAHERVIEDISLTIHAGDFLGIIGPNGSGKTTLLKILVGLLRPSCGEVLLFGTELTRFTEWRRIGYVPQRVTAFDPRFPATVREVVASGRAGRTGLLRAPGKEDRRAVERALEVVGVAELSGRMIGHLSSGQQQRAFIARALVSEPELLVLDEPLVGVDAGAQERFYDLLRHLHRDLNVTLVMISHDVGVIASEVTTLACMNRTLVYHGEPSAFLESDVLSAVYHTGVRVVSHVH, from the coding sequence ATGAGGGCCGCCGATGGGACACGGGATGAGGCGCCGGCGACGGACCGTGGGGCCCGCGATGAGGCGCCCCTGATGGATCCCGGTGCGCGCACCCCGGTCGTCGAGGTGCGCGGCGTCTGCTACGCCTACGCTCACGAGCGCGTGATCGAGGACATCTCGCTGACCATTCACGCAGGGGACTTCCTCGGTATAATCGGACCCAACGGTTCTGGGAAGACCACGCTGTTGAAGATCCTTGTCGGGCTGCTGCGTCCCTCGTGCGGCGAGGTGCTCCTGTTTGGCACCGAGCTGACGCGGTTCACCGAGTGGCGGCGCATCGGCTACGTGCCCCAGCGCGTTACCGCCTTCGATCCTCGTTTTCCGGCCACGGTAAGGGAAGTCGTGGCCAGCGGCCGCGCCGGGCGGACCGGATTGCTGCGGGCCCCGGGCAAGGAGGATCGGCGCGCGGTCGAGCGCGCGCTGGAGGTGGTCGGCGTCGCGGAGTTGAGCGGGCGGATGATAGGCCACCTCTCCAGCGGCCAGCAGCAGCGTGCCTTCATCGCGCGAGCGCTGGTCAGCGAACCCGAGCTGCTGGTGCTCGACGAGCCGCTCGTCGGCGTGGACGCCGGGGCGCAGGAACGGTTCTACGACCTGCTCCGCCACCTGCACCGCGACCTCAACGTGACGCTGGTGATGATCTCCCACGACGTAGGCGTGATCGCCTCGGAGGTCACCACGCTGGCATGCATGAACCGCACGCTCGTCTACCACGGCGAGCCGAGCGCGTTCCTGGAGAGCGACGTGCTGAGCGCGGTCTACCACACCGGCGTGCGCGTCGTCTCGCACGTGCACTGA
- a CDS encoding metal ABC transporter permease, whose amino-acid sequence MPEILQHSFMQRALLAGVIVAVVCPLIGVFLVLRRLSLIADTLSHVALAGIAIGLFAGVPPILSALVVAIAGGVGVEALRARGRMFGEAALSVFLSGGLAVAIVLIGLARGFTVDLFGYLFGSITTVTPLDVWVIAALGGLTAATVLGFYKELFAITFDEEAARTSGLPVRALNLLFTVLTALVVVLAMRIVGILLVGALLVLPTLAAMQVASSFRGTLTAAITFAVAAVVLGLVAAFYLDVAAGGAIVLVALALLGAAALVGREVAREVAHT is encoded by the coding sequence ATGCCGGAGATCCTGCAGCACTCGTTCATGCAGCGCGCACTGCTCGCAGGGGTGATCGTGGCCGTGGTCTGTCCCCTGATAGGCGTCTTCCTTGTGCTGCGCCGCCTATCGCTGATTGCCGATACGCTCTCGCACGTGGCGCTGGCCGGCATCGCGATCGGGTTGTTCGCCGGGGTGCCTCCGATCCTGTCGGCGCTCGTGGTCGCCATCGCGGGCGGCGTGGGGGTTGAGGCCCTGCGCGCGCGCGGCCGGATGTTCGGCGAGGCGGCGCTCTCGGTGTTCCTCTCGGGCGGGCTCGCGGTGGCGATAGTGCTGATCGGGCTGGCACGCGGTTTCACGGTGGACCTGTTTGGGTATCTCTTCGGCAGCATCACCACGGTGACGCCGCTGGACGTGTGGGTGATAGCCGCGCTCGGCGGGCTGACCGCCGCAACCGTGCTGGGATTCTACAAAGAGCTGTTTGCCATCACCTTCGACGAGGAGGCGGCGCGCACGAGCGGGCTGCCGGTCCGGGCGCTGAACCTCCTGTTCACGGTGCTCACCGCGCTGGTGGTCGTACTGGCGATGCGGATCGTGGGCATACTGCTGGTGGGCGCGCTGCTGGTGCTGCCGACTCTCGCTGCGATGCAGGTGGCGTCGTCGTTTCGGGGGACGCTGACGGCGGCGATCACCTTCGCGGTTGCCGCGGTGGTGCTGGGGCTGGTGGCGGCGTTCTATCTGGACGTGGCAGCGGGCGGGGCGATCGTGCTGGTGGCGCTGGCGCTGCTGGGGGCGGCGGCGCTGGTCGGGCGCGAGGTCGCGCGCGAGGTCGCGCACACCTGA
- a CDS encoding GntR family transcriptional regulator — protein MRPIDNATLSHRVRDHLREDILANRLPPGTRLQEKEIAGAHGISRAPVREALRLLAVEDLVAIEPRRGAVVKALSPSEFLAAYQVREALEMLAIRLAVPRMTDEDLKTLRDLHAQMATYTEKHDADRFFRSNNAFHSLFAERSGNDLLQRLYRQLINKMRRYRMRSLYLRGGLDRSIAEHAAILEAVESRDAEEAMRLLSEHIQVPQRILRSVPEDELVQVAAGREPRRRS, from the coding sequence ATGCGGCCCATCGACAACGCGACCCTCAGCCATCGGGTCCGTGACCACCTGCGGGAGGATATCCTCGCCAACCGACTTCCGCCGGGGACGCGCCTCCAGGAGAAAGAGATTGCCGGCGCGCATGGGATCAGTCGTGCGCCGGTGCGCGAGGCGCTGCGCCTGCTGGCGGTCGAGGATCTGGTGGCGATTGAGCCCCGGCGCGGCGCCGTGGTCAAGGCGCTCTCGCCCTCGGAGTTTCTGGCCGCCTACCAGGTACGCGAGGCGCTCGAGATGCTGGCGATCCGCCTGGCGGTGCCGCGGATGACCGACGAGGACCTCAAGACGCTGAGGGACCTGCACGCCCAGATGGCCACCTACACCGAGAAGCACGACGCGGACCGCTTCTTCCGGAGCAACAACGCATTTCACAGCCTGTTTGCCGAGCGGTCGGGCAACGATCTGCTCCAGCGGCTGTACCGGCAACTGATCAACAAGATGCGCCGATACCGCATGCGGTCGCTCTACCTCCGCGGCGGGCTGGACCGGTCGATTGCCGAACACGCGGCGATCCTCGAGGCGGTCGAGAGCCGCGACGCCGAGGAGGCCATGCGCCTGCTCAGCGAGCACATCCAGGTCCCGCAGCGGATACTGCGGTCAGTGCCTGAAGACGAGCTCGTGCAGGTCGCTGCGGGTAGGGAGCCGCGGCGGCGGTCGTAG
- a CDS encoding LLM class flavin-dependent oxidoreductase, producing the protein MVPGSLKFGVNLNNREPLLAPQYDIPALLDLSVAVEEAGFDSVWVGDSLFSKPRYEPLALLAAISQRTSRVRLGTACLVTATRNPLYLALEWATLDVISRGRTILGACMGNPEEGVRREYKALGLDFGKRAAIFEEGLHVLRALWTDGRVSFHGQFFQYDDISFSSGVEMGPLIPVQQPPPTWIVSNPRLIRGVQEDVVGRVIDRAAARIVRYGDGWMTCCRARHPEELVEQLARIRDAAREAGKDPSSLEVAYQVTMNIADSEAEAERSIGEYITQYYPELSKAVDLGEWGPVGTPDHIADWIARFAEAGVTYFICRFGALDQFGQVARFAQDVLPRFVQPAPAVTGRPGPLKGAHPRRDR; encoded by the coding sequence ATGGTACCAGGATCCCTGAAGTTCGGAGTCAACCTGAACAACCGCGAGCCACTACTGGCGCCGCAGTACGACATACCGGCGTTGCTGGACCTTTCGGTGGCCGTGGAGGAGGCGGGGTTTGACTCGGTCTGGGTCGGCGACAGCCTCTTCTCCAAGCCACGCTACGAGCCGCTGGCGCTGCTGGCGGCCATCTCGCAGCGCACCAGCCGGGTGCGACTGGGCACCGCGTGCCTGGTGACGGCCACCCGCAACCCCCTCTACTTGGCGCTGGAGTGGGCGACCCTGGACGTCATCTCGCGCGGCCGCACCATCCTGGGCGCCTGCATGGGGAACCCCGAGGAAGGCGTGCGCCGCGAGTACAAGGCGCTGGGGCTGGACTTTGGGAAGCGGGCGGCGATCTTCGAGGAAGGCCTTCACGTGCTGCGAGCGCTGTGGACCGACGGGCGCGTGTCCTTCCACGGCCAGTTCTTCCAGTATGACGACATCAGCTTCTCCTCGGGCGTGGAGATGGGACCGCTGATTCCGGTGCAACAGCCGCCGCCCACATGGATCGTGAGTAACCCCCGCCTGATCCGCGGCGTACAGGAGGACGTGGTGGGCCGCGTCATCGACCGCGCCGCCGCCCGCATCGTGCGCTACGGCGACGGCTGGATGACGTGCTGTCGCGCGCGGCACCCAGAGGAGCTCGTTGAGCAGCTGGCACGGATCCGCGATGCCGCCCGAGAGGCGGGCAAGGACCCGTCGTCGCTCGAGGTGGCCTATCAGGTCACGATGAACATCGCCGATTCGGAAGCTGAAGCGGAGCGCAGCATTGGCGAGTACATCACCCAGTACTACCCCGAGCTGAGCAAGGCTGTGGACCTGGGCGAGTGGGGGCCGGTGGGCACGCCGGACCACATTGCGGACTGGATCGCCCGGTTCGCGGAGGCAGGCGTCACCTACTTCATCTGCCGGTTCGGGGCGCTGGACCAGTTCGGCCAGGTGGCACGGTTTGCCCAGGATGTGCTTCCCAGGTTCGTGCAGCCGGCGCCTGCGGTGACGGGGCGCCCCGGGCCGCTGAAGGGTGCGCACCCAAGGAGGGATCGCTGA
- a CDS encoding aminopeptidase has product MARARLRRDAELVVDTCMSVTQGDVVTIITDDLHLREADALAGVVVDRAGFPVVMNNEAQVCRGLADTRFPMAPPRNLHQAMVASDAIIIITNLEWANRFAHVSAVRESCANMARIASVEEGMGAWGLTESDIREATQRARDAIRALAGVKRCRVTAANGTDVTVSIEGRPALEVTPVKQKGQMMGPVPLWAEVAFAAVEDQTEGRVVVDGVMLGIGVPGQVKEPIVWTLQGGRAVTIEGGAEARRLREVLQGVEGADVVGEFAFGASTKSPFGSPSEKGRLGTVHFALGDNHNAYPGGKNVSTLHLDGVVRNATLEIVDTGQYILKDGAWAL; this is encoded by the coding sequence ATGGCGAGGGCAAGACTGCGACGGGATGCGGAGCTCGTCGTGGACACGTGCATGTCCGTGACCCAGGGCGACGTGGTCACCATTATTACCGACGACTTACACCTGCGGGAGGCGGACGCGCTGGCCGGTGTTGTGGTGGACCGAGCCGGGTTTCCGGTGGTGATGAACAACGAGGCCCAGGTGTGTCGGGGCCTCGCGGATACCCGGTTCCCCATGGCGCCGCCGCGCAACCTCCACCAGGCCATGGTGGCCTCGGACGCCATCATCATCATCACGAACCTGGAGTGGGCCAACCGGTTCGCTCATGTCTCGGCGGTGCGCGAGTCGTGCGCCAACATGGCGCGCATCGCCTCGGTGGAGGAGGGTATGGGCGCCTGGGGTCTCACCGAGAGCGACATCCGCGAGGCCACGCAGCGGGCTCGCGATGCCATCCGGGCGCTGGCCGGCGTGAAGCGCTGCCGCGTTACGGCCGCCAACGGCACCGACGTTACGGTGAGCATCGAGGGGCGGCCCGCGTTGGAGGTCACGCCCGTCAAGCAGAAGGGCCAGATGATGGGGCCGGTGCCGCTGTGGGCCGAGGTGGCGTTCGCGGCCGTGGAAGATCAGACCGAGGGCCGCGTGGTGGTGGACGGGGTGATGCTGGGGATCGGCGTGCCCGGACAGGTGAAGGAGCCCATTGTCTGGACCCTCCAGGGCGGCCGCGCCGTGACAATCGAGGGCGGCGCAGAGGCCCGGAGGCTTCGAGAGGTGCTCCAGGGTGTCGAGGGGGCCGACGTCGTGGGCGAGTTCGCGTTCGGCGCCAGCACGAAGTCGCCGTTCGGCTCGCCTTCGGAGAAAGGACGCCTGGGAACGGTGCACTTCGCGCTGGGTGACAACCACAACGCATATCCGGGCGGCAAGAACGTGAGCACGCTGCACCTGGACGGGGTCGTCCGCAACGCCACGCTGGAAATCGTGGATACGGGGCAGTACATCCTCAAGGACGGGGCGTGGGCGTTGTGA
- a CDS encoding cupin domain-containing protein, with the protein MGVVSPAVRVVPLQQVEPILLPRQSWSRMLVTRGTVGDNQASLGYSVFTPGTVLTMVSHEVEEVAFVVAGRGELRLEDGVVAFGPGDALFIPPRVWHAVANTGDEDLVMVFGFPHPEYPPTQRRSEAPV; encoded by the coding sequence GTGGGCGTTGTGAGCCCCGCGGTGCGCGTGGTGCCTCTACAGCAGGTGGAGCCGATTCTGCTGCCCCGCCAGAGCTGGAGTCGCATGCTGGTCACCCGTGGCACCGTGGGCGATAACCAGGCGTCGCTGGGATACTCGGTGTTCACGCCGGGAACCGTGCTGACTATGGTGTCCCACGAGGTCGAGGAAGTGGCGTTCGTCGTAGCCGGTCGTGGTGAACTGCGGCTGGAGGACGGTGTCGTAGCCTTCGGACCGGGCGACGCGCTCTTCATCCCACCCCGGGTCTGGCATGCCGTGGCCAACACCGGGGACGAGGACCTTGTGATGGTCTTCGGGTTCCCGCACCCGGAGTACCCGCCCACGCAGCGGCGGTCGGAGGCGCCGGTATGA
- a CDS encoding alanine--glyoxylate aminotransferase family protein produces MTSWPYMSMATGPGDVTVQTLRDHIRPMVHYTDPAFMELFERTTVLLQQVYRTRNDVVIMQGETVLGMEAVAASLVSPGDRVLALSSGLFGRWFRQLFAQSGAETIEVAVPDNEAIQPEDVRRALRQHRGIKVLSVIHCETPSGTINPVAEICKIAAEFGVLTVVDASLSLAGEALFPDTWGIDVAVAGPQKCLGGVPGLALLAVSPRAWEALERRTPPLRESYLSLLDWRESWIAHRRFPYTPSVSLVYALESVLTQVLEVGLDRYVGRHAIIGRACRAGIQALGLELWPVREAIATNAVTAVHSPEGVPGSAVVAHLRERYGVKIAGGYREMADRVIHLGHMGPSAHPARLAALLALLERTLADLGVPVRLGAGVGAAMAVLADWS; encoded by the coding sequence ATGACCTCCTGGCCGTACATGTCCATGGCCACCGGGCCGGGCGACGTGACCGTGCAGACGTTGCGCGACCACATCCGGCCGATGGTTCACTACACCGACCCTGCGTTCATGGAGCTGTTCGAGCGGACCACCGTCCTGCTCCAGCAGGTCTACCGGACGCGAAACGACGTGGTCATCATGCAGGGCGAGACGGTGCTGGGGATGGAGGCCGTGGCAGCGAGCCTTGTCTCGCCGGGCGACCGCGTGCTGGCACTGTCCTCCGGGCTGTTCGGCCGGTGGTTCCGGCAGCTCTTCGCGCAGTCCGGGGCCGAGACCATCGAGGTGGCGGTCCCTGACAATGAGGCCATCCAACCCGAGGACGTCCGACGGGCGCTGAGGCAGCACCGGGGAATCAAGGTCCTCTCGGTGATCCACTGCGAGACACCGTCGGGGACGATCAACCCGGTCGCCGAGATCTGCAAGATCGCCGCGGAGTTCGGAGTCCTTACGGTCGTGGACGCCTCGCTCAGCCTCGCCGGCGAGGCGCTCTTTCCCGATACCTGGGGGATAGACGTGGCCGTTGCGGGTCCGCAGAAGTGCCTGGGCGGCGTGCCGGGGCTGGCCCTGCTGGCGGTCAGCCCACGCGCGTGGGAGGCGCTGGAGCGACGCACCCCGCCGCTACGGGAGAGCTACCTCTCGCTGCTGGACTGGCGGGAGAGCTGGATCGCCCACCGTCGGTTTCCCTACACGCCGTCCGTGAGCCTGGTCTACGCGCTGGAGTCGGTATTAACGCAGGTACTGGAGGTCGGCCTGGACCGGTATGTCGGACGGCACGCGATCATCGGGCGCGCGTGCCGGGCCGGGATCCAGGCTCTGGGACTGGAACTGTGGCCGGTCCGCGAGGCCATCGCGACCAACGCGGTAACCGCGGTCCACAGCCCGGAGGGGGTGCCGGGCAGCGCCGTCGTCGCGCACTTGCGCGAGCGCTACGGCGTCAAGATCGCGGGTGGGTACAGGGAGATGGCCGACAGGGTCATCCACCTGGGCCACATGGGACCCTCGGCGCACCCGGCGCGTCTGGCAGCCCTGCTGGCGCTGCTGGAGCGCACGCTGGCGGACCTGGGTGTGCCGGTCCGGCTTGGCGCCGGCGTCGGAGCGGCGATGGCCGTGCTGGCCGACTGGTCGTGA